One bacterium genomic window, TGCAAGAACGACAAACGAGATCATCGTTCACTTTCCGGTCAAAATGGACGATGGCCGGATAGAGATGTTTACAGGCTACAGAGTGCAGCATAACAACGCGCTGGGTCCTTACAAAGGCGGATTAAGGTTCCACCCGGCTGTTGAGATCAATGAAGTCAGGGCTCTGGCGACCTGGATGACATGGAAATCGGCGATTGTAAATATACCCTTCGGCGGTGCAAAGGGCGGGATTCAACTTGACCCATCAAAGTACAGTCAAAGCGAGCTTGAGCGCATAACCCGGCGCTTCACGTTCGCTCTAGGTTCGAACATAGGACCAGAATACGATATTCCTGCGCCTGACGTCAATACGACACCCCAGATAATGGCATGGATACTCGATACTTATCTTTCAACAATGCCTGCAACCGAAAGACAACGCTCTATCCATGTTGTTACAGGAAAACCCATTGAAGCCGGCGGCAGTCTTGGACGCGATAAAGCTACCGGACAAGGCGTAGTGTTCACTATAGAAGAATGGGCCAAGGACAACAATTTCAACCTCAAAGACGCCACCTACTTCGTTCAAGGTTTTGGAAACGTAGGCTCCTGGGCTTCAAGATTGCTGGCTCCGCACGGTTCAAAGCTAATAGCCGTGGAGGATGCCTCAGGCGCCTTCATTAACCAGGACGGTATTGACCCACTCGAGTTGACCGAGTATGCCAAAAAGAATAAAGGGCTGGTAGGCGGATACCCAAAGATGAAGCCTGTAGATCATGAAGCCTTTCTTGCAACCAAAGCCGACATTTTCATACCAGCCGCTCTTGAGAACCAGATTACCGCGGAAACCGCACCCAGAATAAATGTTAAGCTAGTCGCCGAGGGCGCAAACGGACCTACCGATCCCGAAGGTGATGCAATACTCTATAAAAGGGGAATACAAGTAATACCGGATGTCTTGTGCAACGCCGGAGGCGTAATGGTCAGCTACTTCGAATGGCTTCAGAACAAGCGCAGCGAATTCTGGGAGCTTGAAGAAGTAGACTCCAAGCTACATAAGAAACTTGTAAGCGCATACCAGCGTGTACGTGATACTGCCAAGGAATACGGAACAGACTGGCGCACCGCCTGCTACATAGTCGCTCTCTCTCATCTGGCGACGGTATACAAGGAACGCGGGATCTTCCCGTGAGTCCAAGGAGTTCGAAGTGAAGCCGCAGACAGGACTACTGGAAACCGTACTCGATAGAATGGACAAAGCAGCCGCCATAATCAATCTCGATCCTGATATTAAGAAGATAATACGTGAAACTAAAAACGAGATAATACTCAACTTTCCGGTAAAGATGGACGATTCAGAGATAGAAATGTTTACCGGCTACAGAGTCCAGCATAGCGACGTGATGGGCCCTTATACAGGCGGCATCAGATTTCATCCGTGGATAGAGCTTGACCAGATCAAGGCTTTGGCCATGACAACCACCTTCAAAGCCGCTGTACTGGACATCCCTATGGGCGGCGCAACCGGAGGAATCCAGTTCAACCCAAGAGATTATTCAAAGGATGAGATCGAGCGCATTACTCGTCGTTTTACCTTCTCCCTCGGGACGAATATCGGTCCTGATTTCGACGTTCAATCACCCGATATAAATACAAATCCGCAAATAATGGCCTGGGTTCTTGATACGTATCTTTCTACGGTCAGGCCGCAAAACCGAAACGGTTCTATACACGTTGTTGCAGGAAAACCCCTGCGTTCGGCAGGTACTGCTGGCCGAGATAGAGCAGCCGGTCAAGGGATAGTATACGCCATTAAAGAATGGTCCAAAGAAAAAGGATTCCAACTAAAGGACGCAACCTTCATGGTCCAGGGATTTGGAAACGTTGGTTCCTGGACGGCATCGATTCTTGCAGAAGAAGGAGCAAAACTAATTGCCGTAGAAGATGCTTCAGGTCCCATAACAAATCCAGAAGGTATTGATACTTCAGGGCTTATAGAACACACTGTAACTAACAAAAAGCTTGCTGGCTTTCCTGGAGCAAAACGCGTAACCCACGAGGAGTTCCTTTCAACCAAGGCGGATATATTTATTCCTGCCGCCCTTGAAAATCAGATAACCTCAAG contains:
- a CDS encoding Glu/Leu/Phe/Val dehydrogenase, with the protein product MPTLTANATDKKPTELKRSVYDNVTRQFDKAADLMGLDPKIRSILARTTNEIIVHFPVKMDDGRIEMFTGYRVQHNNALGPYKGGLRFHPAVEINEVRALATWMTWKSAIVNIPFGGAKGGIQLDPSKYSQSELERITRRFTFALGSNIGPEYDIPAPDVNTTPQIMAWILDTYLSTMPATERQRSIHVVTGKPIEAGGSLGRDKATGQGVVFTIEEWAKDNNFNLKDATYFVQGFGNVGSWASRLLAPHGSKLIAVEDASGAFINQDGIDPLELTEYAKKNKGLVGGYPKMKPVDHEAFLATKADIFIPAALENQITAETAPRINVKLVAEGANGPTDPEGDAILYKRGIQVIPDVLCNAGGVMVSYFEWLQNKRSEFWELEEVDSKLHKKLVSAYQRVRDTAKEYGTDWRTACYIVALSHLATVYKERGIFP
- a CDS encoding Glu/Leu/Phe/Val dehydrogenase, which translates into the protein MDKAAAIINLDPDIKKIIRETKNEIILNFPVKMDDSEIEMFTGYRVQHSDVMGPYTGGIRFHPWIELDQIKALAMTTTFKAAVLDIPMGGATGGIQFNPRDYSKDEIERITRRFTFSLGTNIGPDFDVQSPDINTNPQIMAWVLDTYLSTVRPQNRNGSIHVVAGKPLRSAGTAGRDRAAGQGIVYAIKEWSKEKGFQLKDATFMVQGFGNVGSWTASILAEEGAKLIAVEDASGPITNPEGIDTSGLIEHTVTNKKLAGFPGAKRVTHEEFLSTKADIFIPAALENQITSSTAPMLSVKLIVEGADSPTDKEGDEILAKKGIDVIPDILSNTGGLIVAYFEWLQNKRSEFWELDEIQRKLERKIVDAYKRVRENAKKYGKDMRSAAYITALQTLERIYTRRGIFP